AAGCCGGAATCCAGTATCAAATGCGGGTAGATGCTACCAAAGAGCTGACTGCTTCGGGTACTGACTTTACTTCAGGTTCGCCCATTTCGCTACAAAGCGATACTCAATCAACCACCGCGACAACCTTATTTAACGACGGTCAGTGGGCAGCCAAAGCTGGCGGTGGAATTTTCTATCATTTTACCGGCTTTATGGCGGGTATAGAACTAAACTACTACTACGGATTCAACTCCATTGTCAACGACCAAACCCGTTTTTCAGCTACCCGTAACTTCCAGGGATTAGGCAACGCTTTAGATGATATCCGTTTATCCGGTCGGGAAATCACTTTTCAGTTGGTATTCCCCATGAAGTATCTGACCAAAAGTTTCTCACCAGTAATCATGTAAATCTAACGATTAATGATCGATGAGTAATGACTAATAAAACTCTTTATTCATCCATCACTATTCATTACTCATTCATCATTATTATGAAAAAGTATTTGATAATCAAGCTGGTAATAATTATACTGAATTATGGGTGTAGTTCGGACGAGGAGCTAATTGAGCCTCGGAATAGCTTTACGCGTATCTACGAGACCCAGCAGTTTTCTGATGGTTATGAACCAATGGCGATTGTGCAAACCTCGGATAGTGGCTACCTCACCCTTTCTAAAACCGAGCAGTGGAAAGCCCATTTGTTTAAATCCGATGAAGAAGGAATGAGCCAGTGGGAAATGACGTTGGAAGAGCCACTGGTTAGTCCTCTCCCCCATTTATTTGCGCAGGATTCAGGATTCATTATGTTTGGTATGAATGAGCTGTCGCAGAGTTTAGAAGTGCATAGCGTGAATCCAGCTACCGGAACGGTTAGTCAGATCAACACAATTTCTAATGTTCGCTATCCGCTAGCCGTCCATCGTACTGCTGACAATGGCTGGATTTTTCTGGGCTACGACCGTGAGAGCCGAAGCAGCACTTTACACGCTTACACTAATGCCTTTACCGAAATCTGGAGTGAATCTTACGGAGTGGAAGAAGATGTAGAGGAGTATGTGATTAACCATGTTGCTGGAGTAGGTTCAGCACTCCCCTTCTTCGTTGGAACTAACGGTAACTACGTGTACTTCAATGGCTTCTATAATTATTCATTTTCGTTAGTATTTGCTAACCAGAGCAACGGAGAACTTGCTGGAACTCTGCACGGCTATCGGGATGAATCCGTAATTAGTGCATTACATCCCATTGCTGCCGAACAGTATGCTTTGGCACAAAGTAAATTTGGGCAAGGCGCATTACTAACTAATGCACCGATCTCTGAACGTACTATTGCCGTGGGTAGTGATTTACCAACGGTTGACTTTAATGAGATTGATGAAAATGCGCGAGTAATTATTAAGGAAATCACTCAGGCGGGGCAAGATATTATTTTGTACGGAACCCAAACCAAGCGTCGTCAATTAGTTTTCTACGCTTACGCTAAAGAATCTGGCGAGCTAATGAGCATCAACTATTTAGGACAAACCAATCCCTACTTACTGGGAGACTTTACCGTGACTGGCGACGGCGGATTAGTCGTGGCGGCTGAGACCTACGTAGCCGGAAGATTTTCCCGATTACAGCTCTTTAAGTTATCCGAGCAGGAGTTTTCAGGGTGGTTTTAATTCTCTTAAACGCTTGATTTTAATAACTTTACTTAGAGAATATCTATTTGTCTACGGGCAATTGCTCGCTTAAAAAATCTAAGATCACTCCGTAGTTTTTAGCAAACGCGGCATGACCACCTTCTAATTCAACGTGTTGATAGTGGTACTGAAAGCGGCCGCCGCTGCGGTGGTCCTCTTCGAGCCTCTCTATCATCCTATTAACCATCAGCGTAGAAGGCCATACTTCATCTTCTGAAGAAGAAACAAATAGTATTGGTGCATTGATCTTTTCTACTTCTATCGCAGCTTCTGTAACAGATTCAGATTGAGGGTTCTCAATTATCTTGCTAAAACCTCCGTAAAAATCCCCAGCATCTATCAACGCTCTGGCTTCATCCGATGCAGCCACCCAGGGAATTTCTTCGCCTTTGAATGTCCAGGAGGAAGATTCGTTCCATCCAAACCGAGCGGGCAACGTTACATGAGAAGGCACAATAGCCATCACCGCCGCAATATCTGGATACCTTGAAGCTATGTTAAGGACGAGTTCCCCTCCTCTTGAACCGCCAAAAAGAGCAATCTGGTTTTGATCAACAAATGGTAGCTGGCTAACACGGCTGATTGTATCGTAGATAGCATCTAAGGAAATTCGGTCTAATACGTCAGGGGTATTTGAAGTACCGAAATAACCAATCGCTAGAAAGTGATACCCACGGGATAAAATACTACCTCTCAAACCCTGCGTTTCTTTCCCAGCGTATACCATTCCACCCTCGCTGCCTCCCAAGGCTACAACCATTGGCCTTTTTTCATCTACCGCCAAAAATAATTTGTAGTCAATCACTCCGCTTCTATCTGAGAGACTATTACAAGAGGATACAATTAGTAAACTAAGTACTCCTGAACTATACAAGATTATACTTTTCATGTGATACATTATATCAATCGGTGTTTCGATCTCCAGTCCTGGAAGAGAGTTGCTTCGAACTCTCAGCTTCTGGGTCTTTCTTTCCTTCTTTGACTTTCTTCTTCCTTCCAGCCTTTTGCAGAGCCTGATCAATGATCCACTCAATCTGTCCGTTGGTACTTCGGAACTCATCAGCCGCCCACTTTTCAACGGCTGCCATCATCTCAGGACTCACTCGTAAGGCAAATGCTTTCTTCTTCGACATAAACAGGACATCTCGTAGCTGTTCTTACTGATAGAATGTAAATTACTGGTGCAATGTTCCGGTGTTCACTACCGGAGTGGCATCCTTATCAGAGCAAAGCACTACCATCAAGTTACTAACCATCGTAGCTTTTTTCTCTTCGTCCATCTCAATAATTTTCTTCTTTGACAAGTCTTCCAGTGCCATTTCCACCATGCTTACCGCTCCTTCTACAATCTTTTCGCGAGCGGCTACAATAGCGGTGGCCTGCTGGCGACGAAGCATAGCACTGGCAATTTCGGATGAATACGCCAGATAGCCAATACGTGCTTCAATTACTTTAATGCCTGCCATCTGGAGTCGCTCACCTAATCGCCCCTCCAACGACTCATTCACTTCATCTACTCCCGAAACCAAAGTGATTTCGTGTTCATGGTCAAAATTATCGTAGGGGTACGAATTAGCCAATTTACGAACGGCTGCATCAGACTGAACTTTCACAAAATTTTCGTAGTCGTTAACCTCAAAGGCCGCTTTGTAGGTATCTTCCACTTTCCAAACCAGAATCACGCTAATCATAATCGGGTTACCCAGTTTATCGTTCACCTTCACCCGCTCACTATCAAAGTTACGAGCTCGCAACGAAATTCTCTGTCGGCTGTAAAAAGGGTTCGTCCAGAAAAAGCCGTTTTTCCTTATTGTCCCTT
This region of Tunicatimonas pelagia genomic DNA includes:
- a CDS encoding acyl-CoA thioester hydrolase/BAAT C-terminal domain-containing protein — encoded protein: MKSIILYSSGVLSLLIVSSCNSLSDRSGVIDYKLFLAVDEKRPMVVALGGSEGGMVYAGKETQGLRGSILSRGYHFLAIGYFGTSNTPDVLDRISLDAIYDTISRVSQLPFVDQNQIALFGGSRGGELVLNIASRYPDIAAVMAIVPSHVTLPARFGWNESSSWTFKGEEIPWVAASDEARALIDAGDFYGGFSKIIENPQSESVTEAAIEVEKINAPILFVSSSEDEVWPSTLMVNRMIERLEEDHRSGGRFQYHYQHVELEGGHAAFAKNYGVILDFLSEQLPVDK
- a CDS encoding Arc family DNA-binding protein, yielding MSKKKAFALRVSPEMMAAVEKWAADEFRSTNGQIEWIIDQALQKAGRKKKVKEGKKDPEAESSKQLSSRTGDRNTD
- a CDS encoding SPFH domain-containing protein, translated to MKNEHEINPASGYSMAGSALIVAFIIFISLMISSIAWIAIFAIPVLLLLLRGFIMIQPNGSMVMTLFGDYKGTIRKNGFFWTNPFYSRQRISLRARNFDSERVKVNDKLGNPIMISVILVWKVEDTYKAAFEVNDYENFVKVQSDAAVRKLANSYPYDNFDHEHEITLVSGVDEVNESLEGRLGERLQMAGIKVIEARIGYLAYSSEIASAMLRRQQATAIVAAREKIVEGAVSMVEMALEDLSKKKIIEMDEEKKATMVSNLMVVLCSDKDATPVVNTGTLHQ